One Eurosta solidaginis isolate ZX-2024a chromosome 1, ASM4086904v1, whole genome shotgun sequence genomic window, ATATTCAACTTCGATTAACTTTGTCTCTAAATAGAAATGAGAGTTCTTACGACTTTACTAGCTGCCCTAGTAGCTTTGGCGTTGATGGTGAACGAGGCTTCATCTAACAGTGATCGCCAAACTGACCTTGCAAATGATCCTTCTCAACATGGTAAGGACCATAATCAACTACGAGATCGTCCTGCTGCTGCTATTGTAGCTGACCGTATACTTGGAAATATTATAAGATGTGTTAAACCTAAAAAATGTCCTAACTGTGACAAAGATGATGAATTTGGTAATGATGGTAGAAGCGGAGCACCTACGCAACCAGCAAAAAAACCTACGCAACCAGCAATAAGAACAAATAGCGAGAAAATGGCtagatataaaaaaaagtacTGGCCTAGTCAATAATGTGGCTTAGAGACAAAAGATTTTGGGAAATTCAATTTCTTCATAAGTACTTAGTACAAGGGAAATTGCGAAAttatgaaataataaaatatgtaatCAGGTGTAGAATAATAATGttcttataaaaaaataattggtGCGTGTACTTTTGttcacaaataaatttaaattgtatacaatcaattaattacaataaaataataaaagaactcgaaaaaatagtcaagagtcaaattttaaaaattaaagaaataaatatttattttcttacatCTGCACCAATTGgcgaaggggtcgggtctgctgtttactgtgtcgatccagaaataagtagatcctacaggctgtcagATCACTGCTTTGTCTTTAGGCGGAAATcgtagcagtgaagaaagcagccgAAATaatggaggaagcgtgcttaaactGCATCCTTgtttatatctaatatatatatatatatatatagagagagacttcgctcaggccggaccatacgaCTACATCTATACTGTGTTTCCGGCCATAAAGGGAGAgaagtaacgaaaaggccgatgagttgtcAAAGTGGGGTGCAGCACGTGGACGGTATATGTCCCAATCCGTTTGTAAGAAATCAAAAGGTGATAcgttaggctaggttaggttgaactggtcggtccatgaggacctcacatagactgaatgagtccgtagtgttaccagaagtttgtttaacgaccaaattgaaaaacactaTCAAAAATGAGGACCTgaggacctgtgttataaaatagctccgtcctcttggcaaatactagaagctttaaaggacctatgccactcgctgcttctatatctgacagctgtatcactcctaatagctagagccttagcctggcaaatgCAGGGCACGAGCCCAAAACGATCTCGATAGTTTCCTCCTCAAAACCGCACATTCTACATCTGATATCCCTGGCCAATcctaatttaaagaaaaaaaaggagaggagttgcatatgatcaatCAAACAGGAAATGCATGGTCttgtagggttacccctccaagctAGGTTttgtccaattagggaccttaaatttcctagtaaataatactagatcggttttttTCGCGCTTTGGCGGTTAACCTGTTCTCCATTTAAAAATATACGTGCGAAACCCATTCGTatggtatttgttttttttacaaGTACGATACGATGACGAGTCGACTCTTCTACGGAGGCCTTTATTGAAACGCCATATGAAAGCTTTATGCGTTGTCTGGCTTTGTTATATGGGCTTTCATATATAATCTGTGGAATAAAGTACCAACTGAAATATTTCGAATTTTGACCTGGAGCAGAACTATCTTGGAAAGGAGTTGATATTTCCAACGGGAACATCGAGATAGAGTGTTTTTGAGAAAACTCTGTCAGCCGCGATAGTGTGATATTCCCACCTAGTAAGGAGAGCctgagcgacgcattcgcagagaatttaAACCAGCAATTTATCCGCCAGCTCACAGAAGCGAAAAACACCCTAGCTCTGCAAATACCTGTTCCAGTATTCGGTTGAAAACGAACCACCTAAAAGTTTCTTTCAGGAACGTAAATAATCAGTAGAGAAAGACCGTTATTTAAATTATAAGATGCGCCAACCTTTAACCACATTCGGAAATCGAAAGCTTGCTTACTCTTCTTTAAGGTGTCCTTCAAATTGCACTTGCTTTCCTTCGTTTACACAATCTTTTATCTATGCaacaatacaaacaacaacagtaaGGGCAATATtagtttttatgtgaatattggatcaaatatattttattaagaCTGAGACATAAGTCAAAAACTGATTCACCCGTTTTTCGAAATTAGCATCCAAAATGGACATTTTAATGTTTGTGTTTTGCGATTTTGAATTCAGATCTTCGCAAAAAAATAGGTTTACGATTTTTTTCGGCCTGTCATACTTTTAAACTTTGAATGAAGAAAAAAAGATTCCAATTTCGAACTTCGAGTGCCGATACATAGTTTTTGTAGCCTAACTTAGAAAAATAGAGAAATGACATTTTTGCACACCCATGTTTGTTTAGGTTGTTTTAAAATAGTAAAAGAATATATTTAGAAGGTTCCAATTTCGAAACTTCGTACCTATTTTGGAAGCTAATTTCAAAAAATGGAgaattaaatttttacttttttaagcGAAAAAATAGTACTTTACTATGAtgtattttggaacgattttccatcatcccttgtcaaatttggtttcgaggcaaaccggtttcggcgttgtgccatcatcagtgtcgagttTCGTTCTGATcagttgttgtcgtttgtcttgtatttaaaGTTCGTAGGTACATCAGCAGGTATTGTcgtatatttacatatgtgtatgtgctgtgtgttcattcagaaccgagggtggtttttactgatcgatttgtgtggctgactgaggcaggtaaaagtcagtaattctagtcatttgatcttctttgtgggtttgttgctttggtgcgtttattgttttgcgtttatttgttgttgtgtgtttgtctgttgtgtctgggtgattactttgtttcttgtaaacaaattttaatggctcaaatattgtgtcagaaattgtatttatctgtttgtttattattctaccgtcgaatgtttgaTGTTTGTAGATTTcaatgttttcgagtacgtttagacgtcggccttttgcttgtatgtgaagaaccctaactgttttattgatgtttactGGGGAACATTTTCCGCATTGACCATGTCATTCGCGAAGTTaaactggagacattggtgctttatcggtaaccgtatcggtaaccttttaacaactgattcgaccaaccttatgagaatcaatgcaatcgattattggtgccgctaaggtcgtaaccgtatcgtagccaaccaattgggttttggtttaccatcgtaacgataaacagctgattacgttagggatacggatacagcgatacgatatacggcaccaatgactccggctttaagctgccgggcaacgcacaaaatttgcttgatgggtaccatagcaacgtgtagttgtgtgcgtttcgggtgattgtcgcttgcccggccaccacacaagcagaaagcatcaagcgTCATTTGTATTgaacataccctgcaaaaatcgtgtgaccaaaaacgcacacattcACTTGATTTTTTTGACAGCCACAAACACACCCAGTGTACGTGTGAGAATTCGGAACATAGAATTCAGAAAATGAAATAGCAtgatgaaatatttattttatatttattatctcaCTCTTTTTCTCACATTATATGCATATagatggtgaaatttgaaaattgtcAGGCGTAGTTGCGCGCCATTTTATTTCTTCGACTTTATTTCTTCTAATTCCAATTTTGATTTCAAGTGCGCATCAGCTCAGCGGTGGGAAAAtttacaaattaattaaaaaaaattctgcgGAGGGACCCAGTGAAGAAGTACCacttaaaaatcaaatattccGGTAAGTAAACAGTTTTAGAATACACGGATGCCATGAAAATTTTGCCAAATGCCTCCAGTGCAGAAAATATTCTCCGCATGTTTTTGGTTAGGCGTACATATACCTGACTGGTCAGCATAGTGCATGTCTTAGCCAAATCGTTTACTGCCGCTGTCGAGCTGTTATCAATCGTTGTTGTCGCTGCCGCTGAACTGACTTGGCGCTCGACAATGCTGGAGGCATCATCACTCGGAGCTTGTGTAGCACTATCAGCGGTTGTGCTGCCGCCCTGCATTGTGGACACTTTCTTCCATAGTGCAATTATTGAGAGCCAGTGTCTGGTGTTGCAACATGCATCGAACTGCTGGCTAAACGTGATTTCATTTGATTGTCTACTTGTGATTGTGCATGGACAGCTACTGCCCGATTTCTGTTCgataaattattatgttgtaacAACACATTTGACGTGCTACTACCGCGACGCGGACTCATATTAGGACTGCATCGCTCTGTGGTATTGTGTTTCATCAAAAATGGATTACGCATCTTTGGTGAATTGAGTTTATTATCTAAAACAATTTCAATATCAATAACACGAATTATTATAAATAACAATGACCCCAGCGGGTCaaggggagaaaccttatcgctacaacaacaacaccaaactaAATTTGTGGacatcatttaatttttatttgaagtaCTCAAATTGGACCACCAATGTGCAAGATGAAGCTCCAGCCACTTCGACATAATATAAGAGAGTACGGGTTTTGAGGAGTATTACCGATGTTTATGGGGTTGTACCCGATATACATACAGCACGTTTGGGTAACAAGTAACATTAAGGTAAaagcccgaccaactcgggaagGATTTATTAATAGGATCACATTGAAACTTCTGAGCCATAAAGTGGTATCTTGATTGCGAGTCACACCAAGGATTAGAAACCACTTCTTCAAACAGAGAACATGCTGAGGTATTGTAAAACCATTTCCTCCCCTTAGTGCTACTAAGAGCCAACGGTAATAACGAAAGAGAAACGTGTATTTGTTGGTACAGGCCAAAATCGTCTAAACTGTTCagtgccaattaaaaaaaaatatcagctaaattaaaaattatacaacACGAgttaatgaaaattattttatacaTGGAAGCAAAATTAACACACAATACTACAATTGAAAAAGGATTATTTTTTTACACTTACCTAAATCGGCCAGCGCTCTAGTCATCTCTCTTATTTCTGCGTCTTGCCGCTCTAAGCGGAAACCCATTTCAGCCAGTGTTAATGCAAGCTCTACTTTTTCCTGCCTGAACTGTTCTTGCTTTTTAGCTTCATTATTGGATTGACTGAGGAATAATAAaaagatataatttttattattttctctcGTTTATCGGGATTCAAATATCAGCACTACAGCGCCTATCACAAATATAATCGCCTCTCCAAGCAAACTAGCTCCTAGCTCTATTGTCATGGCCTCATTGAGTGGGGGAACTGTGACTGGTTTACCTAAATTTAACGCCCACATTTTCGTCTTCActtcaacccaattgtaaacTGTAAAGTCAAGAATCGTTAGTGCAGTTCCAACTAGAGATGATATTTCATTAATTCTAATCTCAAGCTGTACCGGGTGTTAAATAATATCTTGCCTAAGAAAATGGtaatttcatacattttttcttaTAACTATAAAGTGATGTCATTTCCAATTTGCTAACTCTGCTCCTCGCGCCCAGTTTCACTTAATTTATGTGTTAATATATTGAGTatacggtaatagtctagttgaggggtcgactgctaatacgctaccaaaaatatcgagagggtgtcgcgtattaatctcgagaacaataatccgaaggcggaaaagaaaaatttcatctctgtccggagatatttgcagttgaagttggcgattttcatgtggttgttgttgtgttgtacccacaaaaaaaattgtgcatcaccgtggcg contains:
- the LOC137246675 gene encoding uncharacterized protein codes for the protein MGFRLERQDAEIREMTRALADLDNKLNSPKMRNPFLMKHNTTERCSPNMSPRRGSSTSNVLLQHNNLSNRNRAVAVHAQSQVDNQMKSRLASSSMHVATPDTGSQ